The Lacticaseibacillus rhamnosus DNA window CCGATCATCTTTGTATGGGATCAATTTGGTCGGAATATCGGCCGCTTCGAGTTCAGCTTGCAAAACGCGGGCTACTGCAAGTTCGTTTCCATTTGCAGAGTCAATTTGGATTAGTTTTTGCAAAAACGCAATGGGATCTGTCATGTTTGATCATCCTTTCCGTATGCCGGCTGTGTGATTGGCGATTTGAAAATGTCATGTCGGTGTTGAAGACAGCTTACACTCTTTTTGAATTAAAATTCAATGATTGACTACCAAGAAATTTGTGCTAAACTCATGAATACAAACTTGAAATTGATGATAAACGGACTGAGTGAGTAGTGATCGCAAGACAGTACAGAAAACCTGTAGTGATGAGAGCAGGGTTGTGAGTGATCATGAACATGGCTTAGTGCACACGGCACACCGAGCATTTTTGCAAGGCTGTGATGGTTGGCGCCCATTATCGTGCTCCCGGATGAATACGTCCGGTGAGTGGGTCGCGTTTTTCGTGGCCAATTAGAATGGTACCGTGGGCCAAAGCTCACTTCTAACAGCAACTGTTAGGGGTGGGCTTTTTTTATTGGGTTCATTGATTGGCGATTTCAGGTAAATGCGGCAAGTTAATAAATCGTACTTGGTGCAAACAAACGAGGAGGATGCAGGATGAAGCGTATCTGGAAAATTTTTGCAACGGTGGTTCTTTTAGGATTGATTTTGGTAGGCTGCGGAAAAAGTGGCAGTCAAGCTAGCAGTCAGAAGCAGACAACGGTCAAGATTGGGGTTGTCGGTGCTGATAATCGCGTTTTAAAGGCAGTCGCCAAGAAAGTTAAGAAGCAAGGAATCAATATTAAGATTGTTCAGTTTTCAGATTACAACCAGCCCAACACCGCTTTGAAAGATCATGATATTGACTTGAACTTATTCCAGCATCAATATTTCTTGAATAACTGGAATAAAACCCATAACGCTGATTTGGTTAGCATTGGGCAGACCATTATTGCACCGCTAGCCATTTATTCCAAAAAGATCACGAAAATCAGCCAAATTAAGCAAGGCGACACAATTGCCTTACCAAATGATCCGACAAATGAAGGTCGTGCGCTGCAATTGCTGCAAACAGCTGGGTTGATCAAGCTTAACAAGAAAGTGGCTTTGCCGACAACGCGCGATGTGACCACCAATAAATTGAATCTGAAACTTAAAGCCGTTGATGCTGCTCAAACTGCCAGCTCTTTGCCAGATGTGGCAGCGTCCGTTGTTAATTCCGGCGTTGCTCAGGATGCTAAGTTAAATCCGAAAAAGGCAGTCTTCACGGAGAAAGTGAACAAGCAAAGCCAACCGTGGATTAACGTCTTTGTGGCTAATAAGAAAGATAAGAATAACGCCACTTACAAGAAGATTGTGAAGGCTTTTCGGACTAAGGATATCGCTGATTTGATCGAGAAGTTGTATCACGGAAGCGAAGTACCGGCTTGGACGCAGAAGTTTTAGTTAGATGTTTGTTTTGGGGGATGTGAGCGGGGTTGGATTATGCTTCGCTATGGCACGCTTCTGGATGCGGAGGTCTGTGTGTAAGGAGTTTGCTTGGAATGGCCAAAGCGCGGCCGTTAGTTTGGGGGCGCTGACATTCTAGCTTACGCCCATAACGCGCTCCCCGGCGCAGGGACCTGCATGTAAGGACCTTGGTCGCAATGGCCAGACCCGGGCCATCACGCCCAAGGCCACAAGTCCGCCTTTACGCCCATAACGCGTTCACCGGCGCAGGAATCTGCGTGTAAGGACCTGAGTCGCAATGGCCAAGAGCGGGCCATCACGTCTCAGGCCGCTGACATTCTAGCTTACGCCCATAACGCGCTCCCCGGCGCAGGGACCTGCATGTAAGGACCTTGGTCGCAATGGCCAAAGCCCGGCCATCACGACCAAGGCCACCTTACACTCCGGTCCCTAACCGCGCCGGCTCGCGCTTACTTTACTTTTTACTTGACAATGACTACTTTTATCGTCTAGAATCGATTTAATTCATTTAGGGAAACGAATGATATGAGTGAGTAGATTTGATGAGACTGTACAGAAAACCTGGTTGGCTGAGAGCAGGGTAGTTGATTGAATTGAAGATGGCTCATTGATCGGCATCGCTGAGCATTGGTTAAGCGATGATGGCTGGCGGTCATTATTCCGCACACAGGTTATTGCCTGTTACTGAGGGCGCTTTGGCGTCGAATTAGAATGGTACCGCGAGTTAACTCGCTTCTAAAACATTGTTTTGGAAGCGGGTTTTTTTAATTTTCGGCAAATTGCTGACACATATTGTTTGTGACCCGAACGAGGAGGAAAAAGTTTATGAAGTTTTGGAAAAGAGCCATTATAACCCTTGCATTGGTTTTACCTGTCTTCGTCTTGGCGGCGTGCGGTAAGTCGTCATCGAGTTCCAGTAAGAATGAGACGGTTAAAGTCGGTATTATGAGTACTGACAAAGAAATCTGGACCGATATTCAGTCCCGCTTGAAGAAGCAAGGCGTCACCATCAAGTTGGTGCAGTTTACTGATTATAACCAGCCGAACCAAGCACTTGAAGATGGCGATATTCAACTGAACGCTTTTCAGCATCATAATTTCCTGAATAACTGGAATAAGAAGCACAATACCAAGATTGCCGATATTGGCGATACTTATATCGGCCCAATGCGTGCGTATTCCAATAAGATCAAGTCACTTAAAGAGGTTAAGCAAGGCGATCAGATTTCCTTGCCAAACGATCCATCCAACGAAGGCCGCGCATTACAACTTTTGGCACAAAATAAGTTAATCACTTTGAAGAAAGGCGTTGCTTCACCAACGATCCGCGATATTACTTCAAACAAGCTTAACTTGAAATTCACGGAACTGGATGCCGCCCAAACAGCACGCTCATTGAACGATGTGGCCGTTGCGGTTGTCAACAATGATATTGCCGCAGCAGCTAATCTGAAACCGGCCAACGCGATTGCGGTTGAAAAGATTACGAGCCAATCCAAGCCGTGGGTGAACTTTATCGCTGCTAAGTCTTCTAAGGATAAGAACAATGCAACCTATAAGAAGATCGTTAAGGCCTATCAGACGAAGCGGACAGCTGAATTGTTGAAGAAAGTTTATAAAGGTTCTACATTACCGGCTTGGAACTATAAGTTTTAATTAGAAACGGGGACAATTATGTCAGATCAAGCAGTTGTGACTTTAAAAGATGTGGACGTCGAATTCCACGGTAAAAACCGTTCAGTCCATGCCGTTGACCATGTAAGCTTAACCGTCAACCGCGGCGACATTTATGGCATTGTCGGCTATTCAGGCGCCGGTAAGTCCACACTTGTTCGGACAATCAATTTACTGCAACGGCCAACTGGCGGCAGCATTCATGTATTAGGACAGGATATGCTTGCTTTAGCACCGGCAGAATTACGTAAGGAACGTAAACGGATTGGGATGATTTTCCAGCATTTTAATTTGATGAATAGCCGCACCATTGCCGATAATGTTGCGTTTCCGCTAAAAGGTATCAAGTCCAAGCAGGAGATTCAAAAGAAGGTTGCTGAGCTGTTAGACCTCGTTGGGTTGACAGATCGCGCCAATGCTTATCCGGCCCAATTATCCGGTGGTCAAAAGCAGCGCGTCGGTATTGCGCGGGCGCTTGCCTCTGATCCTGAGATTTTGATTTCAGATGAAGCGACGAGTGCGTTGGATCCTAAAACGACCAGTTCGATTCTGGAATTACTGCAGTCGCTGAACAAACGGCTGGGACTGACCATTGTTCTCATTACCCACCAGATGGAAGCGGTGAAGCAGATTTGTAATCGGGTCGCCGTGATGGATGCCGGCGCGATCATTGAGCGTGGTGACTTATTGCAAGTCTTTTCTGATCCTAAGCAACAGTTGACTAAAGATTTCATTGATACAACTTTGCAACTGGATCAGGCAATTGAGGCCGTTATGCAGCAGCCGGCAGTCAAGAATCTGGGTGCTAACGACCGGCTATTGCGCTTAACGTACGTAGGAGATTCTGCAGATAAGCCGCTGGTTGCCAAGTTGTTTGAAAGCTATCATGTGACCGCCAATATTTTGTTTGGTGATATTCAAATCCTGCAGGACACGCCTTTTGGTAATCTGATTGTGGTGTTATCAGGTGCTCAGACGGATGTTGACGCCGGGATTCATTATCTGGAACAACAGGATGTCAAGATTGAAGACATTCTTAAGAAGGAGGCCTAAGTAGATGGCACAATTTTTTACAAAATATTTTCCTAACGTTGTTCCCATCTGGTCCGGTGATGGCGGCGTAACTCAAGCCATTAACGAAACGCTGTATATGACTGCTTTAACCGCAATCGTGGCTGGTATCTTGGGAATTATCATCGGCATCTTGCTAGTTTTGACTGATGAAGGTGGGTTGCTTGCCAATCATCCGTTTTACTTTATTTTGGATAAATTGGTTAATATTTTCCGAGCGGTCCCTTTCATCATTTTGCTGGCGATTATGACGCCCGTGACCCGAGCAATTGTTGGTACGGGGATTGGGCCGACTGCGGCATTGGTACCTTTAATCGCCGGCACGACCCCGTTTTACGCGCGGCAGGTACAAAACGCGTTGTTAACGGTTGATCCAGGTGTGATTGAAGCGGCAGAGGCGATGGGTGTCTCGCCATTAGGAATTGTCTGGCGGGTTTATCTGCGTGAAGGACTTTCCGAATTGATTCGGGTTTCGGTCTTGACCATTATTTCCGTGATCGGCTTAACTGCAATGGCAGGCGCGGTCGGTGGCGGCGGCCTCGGGAACCTTGCTATCGCCGTGGGTTACCAACGTTATCAATATGATGTGATCATTGTATCTTTGATCTTCATCTTGGCATTGGTCTTCCTGGTTCAATTCATCGGCGACTTCTTTGCCCGCAAGAGTCATCATTAGAATTTAAGCTGATTTGGCAGCACTCTCGTTTGAGTGCTGCCTTTTCCTTTACACGCGTCCAAACAACCATGAACGATTAACTTTATAGAAAGCAAAAAAAGTTGCCGTGTTTGCCGGTATACTGTTTCTGACGTAAAATGACCCTATAACTAAAAGTCAAATCCATTCGGGGGTAACGTTGTGCATACACTTGAGATTAAAGATTTACATGTCAAAATTAAAGCTGAACCAGAGCATCCGGAGATTCTGACCGGCGTTAACTTAAAATTAGCAACCGGCGAGATTCATGCGATCATGGGGCCTAATGGTACGGGCAAGTCAACGCTAGCCGAAACGATTATGGGCAATCCTGCTTATGAGGTAACGCAAGGCGACATTTTGATTGACGGCCAATCGATTCTCGATCTTGCCGTGGATGAGCGTGCGCGAGCCGGATTGTTTCTTGGCATGCAGTATCCCCAAGAAATAGCGGGCGTTACAAATGCTGAATTCATTCGGGCGGCAATCAATGCGCGGCGCCCAGAAGATGACCAGATTCGCATTACTGACTTTTTGAACCAGTTGGATAAAACCATGGCAACGCTGGAAATGCCGGAGTCAATGGCGGATCGGTACCTGAATCAAGGCTTTTCCGGCGGTGAGAAGAAGCGTAACGAAATTCTGCAGCTGATGATGATTCACCCGCATTTTGGCCTGCTGGACGAGATCGATTCCGGGTTAGATATTGATGCGCTGCGGATTGTCGCAAAAGGCGTCAACTTGATGCGTGGTCCTGAGTTTGGCAGCATGATCATTACCCACTATCAACGCTTGCTCGATTATATTATTCCGGATGTGGTGCACGTGATGAAAGGTGGCCGGATCATCGAAAGCGGCGGCCCGGAGCTCGCTAAAGAACTGGAAAAGACCGGGTATGAACATCTTAAAGTAGGTGATCAGAATGGTTGAGACCACCACCTTACCAGCACCTAATCTGCCGAAATTCCCACTAGCACGTTATTTAAAAAATCAACCTGATGCCGTTGAGGATCGTGTGATTTTACATGCACCTCAAGACATTGCCTATGCTGCCGGCTCCAGTGAAGCGCAGCGATTTAATCCCAAAACGAGCCTTGATGCTTGGCTGTTGCAATCACCTCAAGGCGCAACGACTATCGATATTCCTGCCCATTTTGTTAGTGGGGACGATCCGATTGTCTTGACTGGTCCCAAGAACGCTGGTGGCTTGTTGTATGTTCATGTTGGCAAAGGGGCTAACGTCACCGTCCAGGAAAAGTGGGCTAGTGGCGGTCATGTGCTGGGTATTTGGTTAATGCTAGTGATTGAAGCTGATGCCCAGGTCAATTGGTTAAGCTATGATAGTTTCTCTGCGGATACCGTTTTGGTTAATCGCACCGCCACTTTGGCTGACAATGCTAAACTTAACTGGACATTAGCCGGTTTTTCGCATAACTCCGGCCTGAATCGGGTTGACGTCCGCTTATTAGGTCAAAATGCTGAAGCAACGGTTAATGTCGGTGTCTTGGCTTCAGGGAGTCAGCATGTCAGCTACACAACTTCTGTGACCAACGAAGGGCAGCACACAGTTGGCCATATTAACCAGCGCGGTGTCATTACCGGGAGTGCCCATTTGTTATTCAATGGGATTGGCCATATTGTCAAAGGTGCCCGGGGAAGCGATGCCCAGCAGGAAAATCGGGTACTGATGCTGTCGCCGCGTGCGGAAGGTGATGCCAATCCGATTTTGCTCATTGATGAAAATGACGTCACCGCGGGGCATGCTGCTTCGGTGACGCGCGTCAATGCTGATCAACTCTACTATTTAATGAGTCGCGGTCTTTCAGCAACGTTAGCCAAACGTCTCGTGATTCGCGGCTTTTTGGAAGGCGGTTTGGCTGAGATTGATGATCAGCGGCTGAAGAAAGAACTGTTTGCAACGATTGATCGAACGTTGGTGGCTGAAGATGCGTGAACAATTTCCTTTTTTTAAGGCTCATCCAGAATTGGTTTATTTAGATACTGCGGCGACCTCACAAAAACCGCAAGCCTTGTTGGATAGCCTGCAAAACTACTATATTAATGAAAATGCCAATGTACATCGCGGCCTTTATAAACTGGCTTATGATACGACCGAGGCCTATGAAGGAGTGCGGCAGGAAGTTGCGGATTTTCTGGGAGCTCAAAGTGCCGATGAAATCATCTTTACGCGTGGCACGACTGATAGCCTGAATCTGGTAGCGAGTGCATTCGGACCACATGCAGTTCCTGAAGGCGGACGGATTGTGGTTAGCGGTGCAGAACATCACAGTAACTTTATTCCGTGGCAGCAATTAGCCAAGCGTCAACATGCCAAGTTTGAAGTGACCCCCGTGTATCCTGATGGGGTGGTCGATGTGCCTGCCTTGCTTGCAGCGATTACGCCTGAGACC harbors:
- a CDS encoding methionine ABC transporter permease, which encodes MAQFFTKYFPNVVPIWSGDGGVTQAINETLYMTALTAIVAGILGIIIGILLVLTDEGGLLANHPFYFILDKLVNIFRAVPFIILLAIMTPVTRAIVGTGIGPTAALVPLIAGTTPFYARQVQNALLTVDPGVIEAAEAMGVSPLGIVWRVYLREGLSELIRVSVLTIISVIGLTAMAGAVGGGGLGNLAIAVGYQRYQYDVIIVSLIFILALVFLVQFIGDFFARKSHH
- a CDS encoding SufD family Fe-S cluster assembly protein, producing the protein MVETTTLPAPNLPKFPLARYLKNQPDAVEDRVILHAPQDIAYAAGSSEAQRFNPKTSLDAWLLQSPQGATTIDIPAHFVSGDDPIVLTGPKNAGGLLYVHVGKGANVTVQEKWASGGHVLGIWLMLVIEADAQVNWLSYDSFSADTVLVNRTATLADNAKLNWTLAGFSHNSGLNRVDVRLLGQNAEATVNVGVLASGSQHVSYTTSVTNEGQHTVGHINQRGVITGSAHLLFNGIGHIVKGARGSDAQQENRVLMLSPRAEGDANPILLIDENDVTAGHAASVTRVNADQLYYLMSRGLSATLAKRLVIRGFLEGGLAEIDDQRLKKELFATIDRTLVAEDA
- a CDS encoding MetQ/NlpA family ABC transporter substrate-binding protein, with protein sequence MKFWKRAIITLALVLPVFVLAACGKSSSSSSKNETVKVGIMSTDKEIWTDIQSRLKKQGVTIKLVQFTDYNQPNQALEDGDIQLNAFQHHNFLNNWNKKHNTKIADIGDTYIGPMRAYSNKIKSLKEVKQGDQISLPNDPSNEGRALQLLAQNKLITLKKGVASPTIRDITSNKLNLKFTELDAAQTARSLNDVAVAVVNNDIAAAANLKPANAIAVEKITSQSKPWVNFIAAKSSKDKNNATYKKIVKAYQTKRTAELLKKVYKGSTLPAWNYKF
- a CDS encoding MetQ/NlpA family ABC transporter substrate-binding protein; the encoded protein is MKRIWKIFATVVLLGLILVGCGKSGSQASSQKQTTVKIGVVGADNRVLKAVAKKVKKQGINIKIVQFSDYNQPNTALKDHDIDLNLFQHQYFLNNWNKTHNADLVSIGQTIIAPLAIYSKKITKISQIKQGDTIALPNDPTNEGRALQLLQTAGLIKLNKKVALPTTRDVTTNKLNLKLKAVDAAQTASSLPDVAASVVNSGVAQDAKLNPKKAVFTEKVNKQSQPWINVFVANKKDKNNATYKKIVKAFRTKDIADLIEKLYHGSEVPAWTQKF
- the sufC gene encoding Fe-S cluster assembly ATPase SufC — translated: MHTLEIKDLHVKIKAEPEHPEILTGVNLKLATGEIHAIMGPNGTGKSTLAETIMGNPAYEVTQGDILIDGQSILDLAVDERARAGLFLGMQYPQEIAGVTNAEFIRAAINARRPEDDQIRITDFLNQLDKTMATLEMPESMADRYLNQGFSGGEKKRNEILQLMMIHPHFGLLDEIDSGLDIDALRIVAKGVNLMRGPEFGSMIITHYQRLLDYIIPDVVHVMKGGRIIESGGPELAKELEKTGYEHLKVGDQNG
- a CDS encoding methionine ABC transporter ATP-binding protein — protein: MSDQAVVTLKDVDVEFHGKNRSVHAVDHVSLTVNRGDIYGIVGYSGAGKSTLVRTINLLQRPTGGSIHVLGQDMLALAPAELRKERKRIGMIFQHFNLMNSRTIADNVAFPLKGIKSKQEIQKKVAELLDLVGLTDRANAYPAQLSGGQKQRVGIARALASDPEILISDEATSALDPKTTSSILELLQSLNKRLGLTIVLITHQMEAVKQICNRVAVMDAGAIIERGDLLQVFSDPKQQLTKDFIDTTLQLDQAIEAVMQQPAVKNLGANDRLLRLTYVGDSADKPLVAKLFESYHVTANILFGDIQILQDTPFGNLIVVLSGAQTDVDAGIHYLEQQDVKIEDILKKEA